A genomic stretch from Plasmodium brasilianum strain Bolivian I chromosome 9, whole genome shotgun sequence includes:
- a CDS encoding 60S ribosomal protein L28, with translation MNCPPEQKSNLSKALVWELTKRNNCFLKKIKSGKKGYFLCDPHNISCKNTPSSSGLVKNDGMNLRFKKGKVVLCVKSTEKNVVTSKEYKARNFKKAEKLIEDNGKLEKNKSKKRLLKKYKRMSKLYNCSNKANK, from the exons ATGAACTGCCCACCTGAACAAAAGTCAAATCTTAGTAAAGCACTTGTATGGGAACTGACCAAAAGGAACAATTgctttcttaaaaaaataaaaagcggAAAAAAAGGGTATTTCCTGTGTGACCCTCATAACATTAGTTGTAAAAACACACCATCCAGTAGtg gCCTAGTAAAGAACGATGGTATGAATCTTAGATTTAAGAAAGGAAAAGTAGTTTTATGTGTTAAATCCACAGAAAAAAA TGTTGTTACAAGCAAGGAATACAAAGCAaggaattttaaaaaagctgaaaaattaattgaagATAATGGAAAactagaaaaaaataaaagtaaaaagagattattgaaaaaatacaagCGTATGTCTAAATTATACAACTGCAGTAATAAAGCAAACAAGTGa